Proteins encoded together in one Desulfosporosinus meridiei DSM 13257 window:
- a CDS encoding RluA family pseudouridine synthase yields MKSYKTYLVTEEHQGLTVESYLKQIQMYSGRKIQKLTRLKGIMQNNKAVFLQKKIKGGDVLRVLSLEDSSYGVEPESGTIEVLYEDNYLIVLNKPSGLLVHPTGQTSSGTLSNYLAFYFQQQGVICTIRPIHRLDRETSGCIVFAKDSRTQTILETLLKDGSLKRTYRALVQGIADPPSGTINAPIGSHPTKPNRRAVNPKGDPAITHYKTVQGLSDASLLELTLETGRTHQIRVHLTHLGYPIIGDRMYGKPSNLINGQALHAISVHFSHPVEQHEITVQAPVPTNFLRVLEHYSSQNS; encoded by the coding sequence ATGAAATCCTACAAAACCTACTTAGTCACTGAAGAACATCAAGGCCTTACAGTCGAAAGCTACTTAAAACAGATTCAAATGTACTCCGGAAGAAAAATCCAAAAACTCACACGCCTTAAAGGTATTATGCAGAATAATAAGGCCGTATTCTTACAGAAGAAAATTAAAGGCGGAGATGTTTTACGCGTACTGTCTTTAGAAGATTCTTCCTACGGTGTCGAACCAGAGTCAGGAACAATTGAGGTATTGTATGAAGATAATTATCTAATCGTCTTAAACAAACCTTCAGGCCTATTAGTGCATCCCACAGGCCAAACCTCCAGTGGTACATTAAGTAATTACCTAGCCTTCTATTTTCAACAACAGGGAGTAATCTGCACAATACGACCAATACATCGCCTTGATAGAGAAACTTCGGGGTGTATTGTCTTTGCTAAAGACAGTCGTACTCAAACAATCCTGGAGACATTGTTAAAGGACGGCAGTCTGAAACGAACTTACCGAGCCTTGGTTCAAGGAATTGCAGACCCTCCATCTGGAACAATCAATGCACCCATCGGATCTCATCCTACCAAGCCAAACCGCCGAGCGGTTAACCCCAAAGGGGATCCAGCTATAACTCATTACAAGACCGTTCAGGGGCTTTCAGACGCTTCCTTGCTGGAACTGACTCTCGAAACTGGAAGGACGCATCAGATACGAGTCCATTTAACGCATCTTGGATATCCTATTATAGGGGATAGAATGTACGGAAAACCCTCGAATCTGATAAATGGGCAAGCCTTACATGCTATTTCTGTTCACTTCTCCCATCCCGTTGAGCAGCACGAAATAACCGTTCAAGCTCCTGTGCCCACTAATTTCCTTCGAGTTCTGGAACACTACTCAAGTCAAAACAGCTAA
- a CDS encoding DUF6773 family protein, which yields MHKSELDEMQLQKRNMIGNQAYMILFYLLLLDIGLYGFGFRWLNYPMNVVVIINACMAYYLVRIIWNKSYVGPKVKAKSLGRRIGIVIGLAGLVAGITSIFLKSGSVLTVSTEDNSAMILLIVSVVLLIMLAVVSLISKWQARSDE from the coding sequence ATGCATAAAAGTGAATTGGATGAAATGCAATTACAAAAGCGAAATATGATAGGAAATCAGGCTTACATGATTCTTTTTTACCTGCTCTTGCTAGACATAGGTCTCTATGGGTTTGGGTTTCGTTGGTTAAATTATCCCATGAATGTTGTAGTAATTATAAATGCGTGTATGGCCTATTATTTGGTACGGATAATATGGAATAAGTCATATGTTGGACCTAAAGTTAAGGCTAAGAGTCTTGGACGTAGAATTGGCATAGTTATAGGTTTAGCAGGACTGGTGGCAGGGATTACAAGTATTTTTTTAAAAAGTGGATCAGTACTAACAGTTTCAACTGAGGATAATAGCGCAATGATTCTTTTGATAGTTTCAGTGGTATTGCTTATAATGTTGGCAGTTGTGAGCCTAATTTCTAAGTGGCAGGCTAGAAGCGATGAGTGA
- a CDS encoding helix-turn-helix transcriptional regulator, whose product MSKNLKLKASRAAKDMSQKDLAAATGVTRQTINAIEKGDYNPSIKLCIAICRVLEKTLDQLFWEEDENA is encoded by the coding sequence ATGAGTAAAAATTTGAAGTTAAAAGCTTCGAGAGCAGCTAAAGACATGTCACAAAAAGATTTAGCCGCTGCTACTGGAGTAACTCGACAAACTATTAATGCCATAGAAAAAGGGGACTACAATCCATCGATAAAGTTGTGTATTGCCATTTGTAGGGTTTTGGAAAAAACCCTCGATCAATTATTTTGGGAGGAAGATGAAAATGCATAA